A window of Lysobacterales bacterium genomic DNA:
CGAAGCAGGTGTCGTGCGCGCTGCAGCGCTTGGTTGGAGGACAAGCCTGCAGGCTTGTCGAGCAGGACGATCCCGTCCAGCCGACGCCAGACGGTGCGCGCCTGACGCGACATGGGGCGTTACTCCGACCCGCGCAGCAGGGCGTCGATACGCTCGCCGCGGTCGACCGAATCGTCGTAGTGGAAGTGCAGCTCGGGCACTGAACGCATGCGCACCCGCTTGCCCAGCTCCATGCGCATTTCCTTGGCGAGTTCCTTCAGCGCCTTGAGCGCTTCTTTGGCGCGCTCCGGCTGCAGGGCCGTAAAGAAGATCTTGGCATGTGCCATGTCGCGGGTGACTTCCAC
This region includes:
- the rbfA gene encoding 30S ribosome-binding factor RbfA codes for the protein MKRSFTRTDRVSAQLRREVGQLVHEAVREHGLPSVSVSDVEVTRDMAHAKIFFTALQPERAKEALKALKELAKEMRMELGKRVRMRSVPELHFHYDDSVDRGERIDALLRGSE